TTTGCTTCGCCAAAGAAACGTAGGCAAAAGAAAGGCGACCCCACTGTCTGCGACCCTCCGCTTCGCTGCGGGCAACCTGCGGTGCTCACGTTTCGCGGGGTCTCGCCCAAACTCGCTTCGCTCAAACAAGGGCGAGCCCTGATCCGCGAAACCTTCCGCTCCTCGGCGCAGCCAGAGGGGCTTGGATACCGAACGGGCCTTTGCTTCGCTCGGCCACCAAGCCACCGCAGGCGCGCAGCGCCGCGGTGGTTGGGATTGGCTGTTGGTATTGGCTGTTGGTATTGGCTGTTGGTCTTGGGGCCGAGCGAAGCGAAGGCCGCCCGCTCCCACCCCTTCTGTATGCGCCGAGGAGCGCAGCGTTTCGCGGATCAGGGCCGCAGCTGTTTGAGCGGAGCGAGTTCTGCGGACCCCGCGAAACGCGAGCACCGCAGGTTGCCCCGTAGCGCAGCGAAGGGGTCGCAGACAGTAGGGGTCGCCTTTCTTTGCTTACTTTCTTTGGCGAAGCAAAGAAAGTGAGTCGCCCGCCGGGGCGAGACCCGGCCCCGGAACTCAAAGCCCAAAACCCTACCAATCCTCCTTCACAGCAAGCACAACATCCCTCCCCGCAGCAGCCCGCCCCGCCAGCCACGCAGTCACCGTCCCTGCCGCAACCACCGCTGCGCAGAGCCCCAGCAGCCGCCCCCAGGGCACCAGCAGATCCATCGTCCAGTGAAAGCTCTGCGGATTGACGACCTTCACCAGCACCACCGAAACCGCCAAGCCGAGCAGGAGCCCCGCCACGGCGCCGATCGCGGTCCATGCCGCGCCTTCGCCCGCCACCACCGCCAGCACCTGCCGCCGCGTGAAGCCCAGGTGCGCGAGCAGTCCGAATTCCTTGCGCCGGGCAAGCACCTGCGCGCTGAAGCTCGCCGCAATGCCGAACAGGCCGATGGCAATGGCCACGGCCTGCAGCCAGTAGGTCACGGCAAAGCTGCGGTCGAAGATGCGCAGCGAGGTGGCGCGGATCTGTCCGACCGACGAGATCTCGACGTTCGTCGAATCGGATCCGCCGCTCGCGCCGCCGCCGCCGCGCCGTGCCGCCAGTTCGCGCACCGCGGCCTGCACCGGGCCCTCGGACGCACCGGGCGCGAGCCACAGCGACACATCGCTCACGCTGCGTTCCCCCGTCAGGCGCTCGAAGTCACGCGCATCCATCGTGATGGCGCCGAACTGCCGCGCATAGTCGCGCCACACGCCCGCGACGAAGAATGCAGCCGGAGCAGACCCCGCGGTGGCCAGTGCCGGCGAAAGCGGCGCAAAGAGCGAACCCGGCTTCGCGCCATACAGCTCGACCATCGGTTCGCTCACGTAGATGCCGACCTGGCCAGCAGGCACCGGCAGCGCAGGCCCCACCAGCGGCAGCGCCTGTGACGCGCCGCCTTCGAGGCTTCGCGCGATCAGCGTGACTGCAGGCTGCGCGGGGTCGAGCTGCAGCGATCGGGTTCGCAGCGTGCCGATGCGCTCCACGCCAGGCAGCCGTGCCAGCGCCTGCACGAAAGCCGGCGCAAAGGTGGCCGTGTCGCTGCTGCTCTGTGTGCCCGAATTGCCGGAGCGGCCGCTCGACGTGGCGCGAACATAGAGATCGGCCGGCAGCACCACGTCGAGCCAATGCGTGACCGAATCGCGAAAGCTCGCCACCATCACGGTGAGCGCCACCGCGAGGCTCAGGCTCGCGACCACGCCGCTGACCGCCACGGCCGCGGTGCCGCGCATGCGCCGTGCGCGCTCGATGGCCAGCATCGGCAGCACGCGCTGCGCGAACACAGGCGCGACGCGGTCGTACAGCAGCGCAATCAGCCAGGGCAATGCGGTGATGCCGCCCACCAGCAGGCAGCCCACCGAGAGATACGCCGCAACCGGAATGCCGCCGACAGCCGGCATGTTGGCCAACGCCGCGCTTGCGGCGATGAGGCCGAGCGCGAGCCAGTGGCTGTGGCTCTGCACGGGCGCGGCGCCCAGGCCCTTGAGGGTCTGTGCCTCGGGCAGCGCCTGCGCCGCGCGTGCGGGCCACCAGCCGCCCACCAGCGCCGCAAGCACGCCGAGCCCGCCATACAGCAGCGCCGAGCCGCTGCTCCAGTGCAGCGTCGGTGCCACGCCCTCGAAATACCCGCCGCCCAGGTCGCCGCCGAGCACGCGCAATGCGAAGGCCGCGAGCGCCGTGCCCAGCGCGAGGCCGGCGCCGCTTCCGATCAGGCCCAGCACCAGCGATTCGATCAGCACCAGGCGCAATCGCTCGCGCGGCGTCAGGCCCAGCACGCCGAGCAGCGCGAACTGCTGCGCGCGCTTGGCAACGCTGAGCGCCAGCACCGAGAACACCAGGAAAGCGCCGGTGAAAAGCGCCACCAGCGCCAGCACCGTCAGGTTGACCCGATAGGCGCGCGAGAGATTGCTCACGCGCTCGGCCGCATCGCCCGGTTCGGCGAACTGCAGGCCGGCTGGCCAGCCCGGCGACCGTTGCAGCGATGCGATGAAGGTCGCCCGGTCGGTGCCGGGAGCGAGCCTCAGGTCGACGCGGCTGAGCTGGCCGAGCTTGTCGAACAGGTCTTGCGCAGCCGCGATGTCCAGCACCGCCAGTGCCGCGCCGCCGGCGGCGACGTGGCCCGCCACCTCGAGCCGCTGCCAAGAGCTGCCGCTGCGCAGTTGCACCGTCTCGATGCGGCCGTCCGCCGATTCGGCTGCGAGCCCGAGCGCGCTGCGCGCCGCGGCGTTGAGAAACACATGGCCCGGCGCCAGCATCGCGAAGCGCGCGGCGTTGCTGCCGGGCTGCGGCATCAGCGCCGGCGCGATCGTGGGCAGCGCCAACGCATCGACGCCGATCACGCGCATCGGCACCTGGCGCTCGCCGGCCA
This genomic window from Variovorax paradoxus contains:
- a CDS encoding FtsX-like permease family protein, whose amino-acid sequence is MRALLTTFSWQELRHHPWRNAAAVLAVMLGVALAFSVQLINASALDEFSSAVRSVNGQPDLEVRAVQGSFDEAVFAQLAQHPQVALASPVLEFQGLALAGERQVPMRVIGVDALALPTIAPALMPQPGSNAARFAMLAPGHVFLNAAARSALGLAAESADGRIETVQLRSGSSWQRLEVAGHVAAGGAALAVLDIAAAQDLFDKLGQLSRVDLRLAPGTDRATFIASLQRSPGWPAGLQFAEPGDAAERVSNLSRAYRVNLTVLALVALFTGAFLVFSVLALSVAKRAQQFALLGVLGLTPRERLRLVLIESLVLGLIGSGAGLALGTALAAFALRVLGGDLGGGYFEGVAPTLHWSSGSALLYGGLGVLAALVGGWWPARAAQALPEAQTLKGLGAAPVQSHSHWLALGLIAASAALANMPAVGGIPVAAYLSVGCLLVGGITALPWLIALLYDRVAPVFAQRVLPMLAIERARRMRGTAAVAVSGVVASLSLAVALTVMVASFRDSVTHWLDVVLPADLYVRATSSGRSGNSGTQSSSDTATFAPAFVQALARLPGVERIGTLRTRSLQLDPAQPAVTLIARSLEGGASQALPLVGPALPVPAGQVGIYVSEPMVELYGAKPGSLFAPLSPALATAGSAPAAFFVAGVWRDYARQFGAITMDARDFERLTGERSVSDVSLWLAPGASEGPVQAAVRELAARRGGGGASGGSDSTNVEISSVGQIRATSLRIFDRSFAVTYWLQAVAIAIGLFGIAASFSAQVLARRKEFGLLAHLGFTRRQVLAVVAGEGAAWTAIGAVAGLLLGLAVSVVLVKVVNPQSFHWTMDLLVPWGRLLGLCAAVVAAGTVTAWLAGRAAAGRDVVLAVKEDW